One window from the genome of Dioscorea cayenensis subsp. rotundata cultivar TDr96_F1 chromosome 3, TDr96_F1_v2_PseudoChromosome.rev07_lg8_w22 25.fasta, whole genome shotgun sequence encodes:
- the LOC120257044 gene encoding DNA topoisomerase 1, with protein MLKVKKLEELGIGRPSTYASIMKVLQDRNYMTVKNRVLFPEFRGRMVSIFLSHHFAEVADYSFTADMENELDNVSGGVTEWKGLLKDYWSRFSKYCDLATSTDIRQVEKMLEEKFGHILFASLPDQNRVCPSCSRGTLKFKVSRFGAGYFIGCDQHPSCKHISSTVFPDEDESHASDNPDKSFPPKLLGYCPDSNNKVLLKNGPYGFYVQLGDDTHGYTPKRASVAEVKDVDSITLEFALDLLQYPLTLGKHPEDKHPVILSHSKFGFSVKHRRTIAPVPKSVNPKSITLQTGLKLLSGKNVRRSGRPKRKPNTEESLFD; from the exons ATGTTGAAggttaaaaaattagaagaactTGGTATCGGCCGGCCATCTACATATGCATCTATAATGAAAGTCTTGCAG GATCGGAACTATATGACTGTAAAGAATCGAGTGTTGTTTCCTGAATTCCGTGGTCGCATG GTGTCAATATTTCTTTCTCATCATTTCGCTGAAGTTGCTGATTATAGCTTCACTGCAGATATGGAGAATGAG CTAGATAATGTATCTGGCGGAGTGACTGAATGGAAAGGCCTTTTGAAAGATTATTGGTCAAGATTTAGCAAGTACTGTGATCTTGCCACTAGTACTGATATTCGACAG GTAGAGAAGATGTTAGAGGAGAAATTTGGCCATATATTATTTGCCTCGCTTCCTGACCAAAACAGGGTGTGCCCAAG TTGTTCACGAGGAACCTTGAAATTTAAAGTCAGTAGGTTTGGTGCTGGGTATTTTATTGGATGTGATCAACATCCTAGTTGCAA GCATATCTCAAGTACTGTTTTTCCTGATGAGGATGAAAGCCATGCTTCTGACAACCCGGATAAATCATTTCCACCGAAGCTGTTAGGCTATTGTCCTGATTCAAACAATAag GTTTTACTGAAGAATGGTCCTTATGGATTTTATGTGCAACTGGGAGATGATACGCATGGGTACACACCAAAAAGGGCTTCTGTTgctgag GTGAAAGATGTGGATTCAATTACTCTGGAATTTGCTCTTGATCTTCTGCAATATCCTCTGACACTG GGAAAACACCCAGAAGATAAACACCCTGTGATACTATCACATTCAAAATTTGGATTCTCAGTTAAACATCGACGCACCATTGCTCCAGTTCCAAAG AGTGTCAATCCTAAAAGCATCACACTGCAAACCGGATTGAAACTTTTGTCAGGTAAAAATGTACGGAGATCTGGTCGTCCCAAAAGAAAACCGAATACTGAAGAAAGTTTGTTCGATTAA